A region from the Malus domestica chromosome 07, GDT2T_hap1 genome encodes:
- the LOC103445584 gene encoding uncharacterized protein, with translation MEFVIVWTMVELLLSLILVVATAFISAVFFEAYRRKNNNAHVEAPAIFEDPNSLKQVPCPSIFDPAEKYLSLIVPAFNEELRLPGALDETMNYLQQRAAKDKSFTYEVVIVDDGSVDGTKRVAFEFVKKYSVDNVRIILLGRNHGKGEAIRKGMLHSRGELLLMLDADGATKVNDVEKLEKQIHAVAEQDKFRDSSAGNSSFRISDIPIAAFGSRAHLEGKALATRKWYRNFLMKGFHLVVLLAAGPGIRDTQCGFKMFTRAAARKLFTNIRLNRWCFDVEVVYLCKWFKIPMLEISVSWSEIPGSKVNPLSIPNMLWELVLMSVGYRTGMWKIRS, from the exons atggAGTTTGTAATTGTATGGACGATGGTGGAGCTCCTCCTCTCCCTCATTCTCGTCGTCGCCACAGCCTTCATTTCTGCCGTCTTCTTCGAAGCTTATCGCAGAAAAAACAACAACGC GCATGTTGAAGCTCCCGCGATCTTCGAAGACCCCAATTCGTTGAAACAG GTTCCTTGCCCTTCGATTTTTGATCCGGCGGAGAAGTATTTATCTTTGATTGTCCCTGCATTCAATGAGGAGCTTAGGCTTCCCGGAGCACTTGACGAAACCATGAA TTATCTTCAACAACGTGCTGCTAAGGATAAGTCTTTTACTTATGAG GTGGTGATTGTTGATGATGGAAGTGTTGATGGGACAAAAAGAGTAGCATTTGAATTTGTAAAGAAATACAGTGTGGATAATGTGAGGATTATCCTTCTTGGTAGAAATCATGGGAAGGGAGAAGCTATTAGAAAA GGAATGCTACATTCACGTGGTGAGCTACTTCTAATGCTGGATGCTGATGGAGCAACCAAGGTTAATGACgtagaaaaacttgaaaaacag ATTCATGCAGTTGCCGAACAGGATAAGTTTAGGGACTCTTCTGCTGGTAATTCAAGTTTTAGAATATCTGATATCCCCATTGCTGCATTTGGTTCTCGTGCTCATCTTGAGGGGAAAGCCCTGGCTACA AGGAAGTGGTACCGCAATTTTTTGATGAAAGGTTTTCATCTTGTGGTACTTTTGGCTGCTGGTCCCGGGATTCGGGATACACAG TGTGGTTTTAAGATGTTCACTAGGGCTGCTGCTAGGAAGCTTTTCACTAACATCCGTTTGAACAG ATGGTGCTTTGATGTTGAGGTGGTTTACCTGTGCAAATGGTTCAAAATTCCAATGCTTGAGATATCTGTAAGCTGGTCTGAAATTCCTGGATCCAAGGTGAACCCGTTGAGCATCCCAAATATGCTTTGGGAGCTTGTGCTCATGTCTGTTGGATATAGAACCGGCATGTGGAAAATTCGTAGCTGA
- the LOC103445582 gene encoding uncharacterized protein: MGEKEKKINNKTKKQKHQHPNDQTTKKASEFSFKPSSEVKGLRFGGQFVVKSFTIRRARPLELFQLLSFPPSKPSKDKLPFPSTTAFLPTNFTILAHQAWHTLTLGLGTKKSKVVLFVFETEAMKTAVDRLWQPEIPLGEVNKRLIRGLSGCEMARFKFRKGCITFYVYAVRQVGNLGFSSADDLRTILQSVVALQDFLDHTAMLAMPNQRTISYANAHPVAMAH, encoded by the coding sequence atgggagagaaagagaagaagatcaACAACAAAACCAAGAAGCAAAAACACCAACATCCAAATgaccaaacaacaaaaaaagcgTCAGAATTTTCCTTCAAGCCAAGCTCTGAAGTCAAAGGCCTACGCTTTGGAGGCCAGTTCGTCGTCAAATCCTTCACAATCCGTCGAGCAAGGCCGTTGGAGCTTTTCCAACTCCTCTCATTCCCACCCAGCAAACCCAGCAAAGATAAGCTTCCTTTTCCTTCCACCACAGCTTTTCTCCCCACAAACTTCACTATCTTGGCGCACCAAGCTTGGCACACTCTCACATTAGGCCTTGGCACCAAGAAGTCCAAGGTGGTTCTGTTCGTTTTCGAAACCGAGGCCATGAAGACCGCCGTGGACCGCCTTTGGCAGCCGGAAATCCCACTTGGGGAAGTGAACAAGCGGCTCATCAGAGGGCTGAGTGGCTGTGAGATGGCTAGGTTTAAATTCAGAAAAGGGTGCATTACTTTTTATGTGTATGCAGTCAGGCAAGTTGGAAACTTGGGTTTCTCAAGTGCTGATGATCTCAGAACAATTTTGCAGTCTGTGGTGGCGCTTCAAGATTTCTTGGATCACACTGCTATGCTTGCCATGCCTAACCAGAGAACCATTAGCTATGCAAATGCTCATCCTGTGGCCATGGCTCACTAg
- the LOC103445581 gene encoding glucan endo-1,3-beta-glucosidase, with translation MATTKLLLSLLLLVQLAATAYSIGVNYGTLGDNLPPPAKVADFIKTQTNIDAVKIFDTNPDIIKAFANTNISLTITIPNGDIPKLIKLRIARRWVVDHVKPFYPASKIKYIAMGNEVLHWGDDALKSNLVPAMKTLHNALVREGIKDVKVSTPHSLGIMLSSDPPSMGRFRPEVIPILTQMLRFCRQTKSPFMVNPYPYFGWSPEKESYALFRPNNGVHDKFTGKFYTNMFDGLMDAVYSAAKAIGFGDVNLIAAETGWPSACEFPVCSVQNAVDYNGHLINHIESGRGTPLMPNRKFETYIFALFNENQKPGPAAEKNFGLFKPDMTPVYNAGVMRNQQGGATPGPTMQIPTRPSTPTGPTTPAAPKRGKEGKPAGSAKSTLAKPATPAAGGKKQ, from the exons atggcTACCACCAAGCTCCTCCTCTCCCTTCTCCTCCTCGTCCAGCTCGCCGCCACAGCCTACTCCATCGGTGTAAACTACGGTACTCTCGGTGACAACCTCCCGCCACCAGCCAAAGTCGCCGACTTCATCAAAACCCAAACCAACATCGACGCTGTCAAAATCTTTGACACCAACCCCGACATCATCAAGGCCTTCGCCAACACCAACATCTCCTTGACGATTACCATCCCTAACGGAGACATCCCGAAACTCATAAAGCTACGCATCGCTCGCCGTTGGGTCGTTGATCATGTCAAGCCGTTTTACCCCGCAAGCAAAATCAAATACATTGCCATGGGCAACGAGGTGCTTCACTGGGGGGACGATGCTCTCAAGTCGAATCTCGTCCCTGCCATGAAGACCTTACACAACGCTTTGGTCCGCGAGGGGATCAAAGACGTCAAGGTCTCGACCCCTCACTCGCTCGGAATCATGTTGTCTTCCGACCCGCCCAGCATGGGCCGGTTTAGACCGGAGGTGATTCCAATCCTGACCCAAATGCTCCGATTCTGTCGCCAGACCAAGTCGCCTTTCATGGTTAACCCGTACCCATATTTCGGGTGGTCACCCGAAAAGGAGAGCTACGCTCTCTTTAGACCCAACAATGGTGTGCACGATAAATTCACTGGCAAGTTTTACACTAACATGTTCGATGGGTTGATGGACGCGGTTTACTCAGCTGCCAAGGCAATTGGGTTCGGTGATGTGAACTTGATCGCGGCCGAGACCGGTTGGCCTTCCGCTTGCGAGTTCCCAGTCTGCTCGGTTCAGAACGCTGTGGACTACAACGGTCACTTGATCAACCATATTGAGTCCGGGAGGGGTACGCCTTTGATGCCAAACCGGAAGTTCGAGACTTACATCTTTGCTCTGTTTAATGAAAACCAGAAACCTGGTCCAGCCGCGGAGAAGAACTTTGGGCTGTTCAAACCAGACATGACTCCGGTTTACAATGCTGGGGTTATGCGCAATCAACAG GGTGGTGCAACTCCTGGACCAACAATGCAAATTCCAACACGACCTTCTACACCAACTGGACCAACTACACCAGCTGCACCTAAACGCGGGAAAGAGGGAAAGCCCGCTGGATCAGCAAAATCAACACTAGCAAAGCCGGCAACACCCGCAGCAGGAGGCAAAAAGCAGTAA